From the genome of Burkholderia cepacia ATCC 25416:
CGGGCTTCAAGGTGATCGTCGACAAGTCGACGGTGCCGGTCGGTACCGCACAGCGCGTGCGCGGCGTGGTCGACGAAGCGCTTGCCGCCCGCGGGTTGGCAGGCAGCGTCGCGCATCGCTTCTCGGTCGTGTCGAACCCGGAGTTCCTGAAGGAAGGCGCCGCGGTCGAGGACTTCATGCGTCCGGACCGGATCATCATTGGCGTCGACGACGACGAGACGGGCACGATCGCGCGCGAGAAGATGAAGAAGCTCTACGCGCCGTTCAACCGCAACCATGAGCGCACGATCTACATGGACGTGCGTTCGGCGGAATTCGCGAAATATGCGGCGAATGCGATGCTTGCAACGCGTATCTCGTTCATGAACGAGATGTCGAATCTCGCCGACAAGGTCGGCGCCGACATCGAGGCCGTGCGCCGCGGGATCGGCTCCGATCCGCGCATCGGCTATCACTTCCTGTACGCCGGCGTCGGCTACGGCGGCTCGTGCTTCCCGAAGGACGTCCAGGCGCTGATTCGCACGGCTGGCGAGAACGGCCAGCCGTTGCGCATCCTGGAAGCCGTCGAGGCAGCCAACCATGCGCAGAAGGACGTGCTGATCGGCAAGATCGAGCAGCGCTTCGGTGCCGACCTGACCGGCCGCGAGTTCGCGGTCTGGGGCCTGGCGTTCAAGCCGAACACCGATGACATGCGCGAGGCGCCGAGCCGCCGCCTGATCGCCGCGCTGCTCGAACGTGGCGCGACCGTGCGTGCGTACGATCCGGTCGCGGTCGACGAGGCGCGGCGCGTGTTTGCGCTCGATTTCGGTACCGATCCGGACGCGCTGGCGCGGCTGCATCTCGTCGACACGCAGGACATTGCCGTGACGGGCGCGGACGCGCTCGTGATCGTGACCGAGTGGAAGGAATTCCGGAGCCCCGATTTCACGCGCCTGAAGGCTGAACTGAAGGCGCCGGTGATCTTCGACGGGCGCAACCTGTACGAGCCGGATGCGATGGCCGAACTGGGCATCGACTACTACGCGATCGGCCGGCCGTATGTCGATCCCCAGTCGTCCTCCCGTGGCTGATCACACGATGAATACTCTCCGCGAGGTCGTTCCGGTGCCGCGTGCGCAACTCGCGCGCTCGCGCGTGCTTGTCGTCGGCGACGTGATGCTCGACCGTTACTGGTTCGGTAACGTCGATCGCATTTCGCCCGAGGCGCCCGTGCCGGTCGTGCACGTGCAGCGCCAGGAAGAGCGGCTCGGCGGTGCGGCCAACGTCGCGCGCAACGCCGTGACGCTCGGC
Proteins encoded in this window:
- a CDS encoding UDP-glucose dehydrogenase family protein; this encodes MKITIIGTGYVGLVTGACLAEIGHDVFCLDVDPRKIDILNNGGMPIHEPGLLDIIARNRAAGRLRFSTDIEASVAHGEIQFIAVGTPPDEDGSADLQYVLEAARNIGRHMTGFKVIVDKSTVPVGTAQRVRGVVDEALAARGLAGSVAHRFSVVSNPEFLKEGAAVEDFMRPDRIIIGVDDDETGTIAREKMKKLYAPFNRNHERTIYMDVRSAEFAKYAANAMLATRISFMNEMSNLADKVGADIEAVRRGIGSDPRIGYHFLYAGVGYGGSCFPKDVQALIRTAGENGQPLRILEAVEAANHAQKDVLIGKIEQRFGADLTGREFAVWGLAFKPNTDDMREAPSRRLIAALLERGATVRAYDPVAVDEARRVFALDFGTDPDALARLHLVDTQDIAVTGADALVIVTEWKEFRSPDFTRLKAELKAPVIFDGRNLYEPDAMAELGIDYYAIGRPYVDPQSSSRG